A window from Rhinolophus sinicus isolate RSC01 linkage group LG01, ASM3656204v1, whole genome shotgun sequence encodes these proteins:
- the ADIPOQ gene encoding adiponectin isoform X2, with amino-acid sequence MLTAVYESDSALEGLRMLLPLAALLLLVLPSHAQDTSTEKPGVLLPLPKGVCNGWMAGMPGYPGHNGIPGRDGRDGAPGEKGEKGDAGLVGPKGDTGETGVTGVEGPRGFPGVQGRKGEPGESAYVYRSAFSVGLETGVTVPNVPIRFTKIFYNQQNHYDTTTGKFHCNIPGLYYFSYHITVYLKDVKLSLYKKDKAVLFTFDRYQDQDLDQASGSVLLHLGLGDQVWLQVYGDGEHNGLYADNVNDSTFTGFLLYHDVN; translated from the exons ATGCTGACTGCAGTCTATGAGTCTGATTCCGCACTTGAGG GGCTCAGGATGCTGTTGCCACTAGCTGCTCTGCTGCTTCTAGTCCTGCCCAGTCACGCCCAGGATACCTCGACTGAAAAACCTGGAGTCTTGCTTCCTCTGCCCAAGGGGGTCTGCAATGGTTGGATGGCGGGCATGCCAGGGTATCCTGGCCACAATGGGATCCCAGGCCGCGATGGCAGAGATGGCGCCCCTggtgagaagggagagaaaggagatgcAG GTCTTGTTGGTCCTAAGGGTGACACTGGTGAAACTGGAGTGACTGGGGTTGAAGGTCCCCGAGGCTTTCCAGGAGTccaaggcaggaaaggagaacCCGGAGAAAGTGCCTATGTATACCGCTCAGCATTCAGTGTGGGGTTGGAGACCGGAGTCACTGTCCCTAATGTTCCCATTCGCTTTACCAAAATCTTCTACAATCAGCAAAACCACTATGACACCACCACGGGCAAATTCCATTGCAACATTCCTGGGCTCTACTACTTCTCCTACCACATTACAGTCTACCTGAAGGATGTGAAACTCAGCCTCTACAAGAAAGACAAGGCTGTGCTCTTCACCTTTGACCGATATCAGGACCAGGACTTGGACCAAGCCTCTGGCTCTGTGCTCCTCCATCTGGGGTTGGGCGACCAAGTCTGGCTCCAAGTGTATGGGGACGGGGAGCATAATGGGCTCTATGCAGATAATGTCAACGACTCCACCTTCACAGGCTTCCTTCTCTACCATGATGTCAACTGA
- the ADIPOQ gene encoding adiponectin isoform X3, which yields MSLIPHLRIGIPGLRMLLPLAALLLLVLPSHAQDTSTEKPGVLLPLPKGVCNGWMAGMPGYPGHNGIPGRDGRDGAPGEKGEKGDAGLVGPKGDTGETGVTGVEGPRGFPGVQGRKGEPGESAYVYRSAFSVGLETGVTVPNVPIRFTKIFYNQQNHYDTTTGKFHCNIPGLYYFSYHITVYLKDVKLSLYKKDKAVLFTFDRYQDQDLDQASGSVLLHLGLGDQVWLQVYGDGEHNGLYADNVNDSTFTGFLLYHDVN from the exons ATGAGTCTGATTCCGCACTTGAGG ATTGGGATTCCAGGGCTCAGGATGCTGTTGCCACTAGCTGCTCTGCTGCTTCTAGTCCTGCCCAGTCACGCCCAGGATACCTCGACTGAAAAACCTGGAGTCTTGCTTCCTCTGCCCAAGGGGGTCTGCAATGGTTGGATGGCGGGCATGCCAGGGTATCCTGGCCACAATGGGATCCCAGGCCGCGATGGCAGAGATGGCGCCCCTggtgagaagggagagaaaggagatgcAG GTCTTGTTGGTCCTAAGGGTGACACTGGTGAAACTGGAGTGACTGGGGTTGAAGGTCCCCGAGGCTTTCCAGGAGTccaaggcaggaaaggagaacCCGGAGAAAGTGCCTATGTATACCGCTCAGCATTCAGTGTGGGGTTGGAGACCGGAGTCACTGTCCCTAATGTTCCCATTCGCTTTACCAAAATCTTCTACAATCAGCAAAACCACTATGACACCACCACGGGCAAATTCCATTGCAACATTCCTGGGCTCTACTACTTCTCCTACCACATTACAGTCTACCTGAAGGATGTGAAACTCAGCCTCTACAAGAAAGACAAGGCTGTGCTCTTCACCTTTGACCGATATCAGGACCAGGACTTGGACCAAGCCTCTGGCTCTGTGCTCCTCCATCTGGGGTTGGGCGACCAAGTCTGGCTCCAAGTGTATGGGGACGGGGAGCATAATGGGCTCTATGCAGATAATGTCAACGACTCCACCTTCACAGGCTTCCTTCTCTACCATGATGTCAACTGA
- the ADIPOQ gene encoding adiponectin isoform X1 → MLTAVYESDSALEAAVENTVLSPPNPVEGDKGLRMLLPLAALLLLVLPSHAQDTSTEKPGVLLPLPKGVCNGWMAGMPGYPGHNGIPGRDGRDGAPGEKGEKGDAGLVGPKGDTGETGVTGVEGPRGFPGVQGRKGEPGESAYVYRSAFSVGLETGVTVPNVPIRFTKIFYNQQNHYDTTTGKFHCNIPGLYYFSYHITVYLKDVKLSLYKKDKAVLFTFDRYQDQDLDQASGSVLLHLGLGDQVWLQVYGDGEHNGLYADNVNDSTFTGFLLYHDVN, encoded by the exons ATGCTGACTGCAGTCTATGAGTCTGATTCCGCACTTGAGG CAGCTGTTGAGAACACCGTCCTGAGCCCTCCAAATCCAGTAGAGGGCGACAAAG GGCTCAGGATGCTGTTGCCACTAGCTGCTCTGCTGCTTCTAGTCCTGCCCAGTCACGCCCAGGATACCTCGACTGAAAAACCTGGAGTCTTGCTTCCTCTGCCCAAGGGGGTCTGCAATGGTTGGATGGCGGGCATGCCAGGGTATCCTGGCCACAATGGGATCCCAGGCCGCGATGGCAGAGATGGCGCCCCTggtgagaagggagagaaaggagatgcAG GTCTTGTTGGTCCTAAGGGTGACACTGGTGAAACTGGAGTGACTGGGGTTGAAGGTCCCCGAGGCTTTCCAGGAGTccaaggcaggaaaggagaacCCGGAGAAAGTGCCTATGTATACCGCTCAGCATTCAGTGTGGGGTTGGAGACCGGAGTCACTGTCCCTAATGTTCCCATTCGCTTTACCAAAATCTTCTACAATCAGCAAAACCACTATGACACCACCACGGGCAAATTCCATTGCAACATTCCTGGGCTCTACTACTTCTCCTACCACATTACAGTCTACCTGAAGGATGTGAAACTCAGCCTCTACAAGAAAGACAAGGCTGTGCTCTTCACCTTTGACCGATATCAGGACCAGGACTTGGACCAAGCCTCTGGCTCTGTGCTCCTCCATCTGGGGTTGGGCGACCAAGTCTGGCTCCAAGTGTATGGGGACGGGGAGCATAATGGGCTCTATGCAGATAATGTCAACGACTCCACCTTCACAGGCTTCCTTCTCTACCATGATGTCAACTGA